GAACGCCAGGCGGTCGGCGGCTGCGACGCCTGCCACGCGACCTGCCCCCACGCCGCCATCGAGGTCGGGCCGCTGGGCCAGAGCATCCAGATTGACCCCGCCGCCTGCACCGGCTGCGGCCTGTGCGTGCAGGTGTGCCCCTCTGGAGCGCTGGAGTACGACCTGACCGCGCCCCTCCAGAGCGTGCGCGACGCGGGGCAGGCCACGGCCGAGGGCGCTTCCCTGACCTGCTCGCAAAGTGGCGCGGGCGGCCCGGCCCTGACCTGCCTGGGCCGCGTGACCCCCGCCGTGGTCGCCGCCGCCGGAGCCTGGGGCGTCCCGCTGACCCTGCTGCACGGCGACTGCGCCGCCTGTCCGGTCGGGGCGCCCGACGTGCCCGAGCGGGTCACGCGGGTGGCGCAGGAAGCCCAGCGCCTGCGGGAAGCGACCGGCCAGCCTGCCCGAGTCAACGTCCGGGCTGCCGCCCCAGAAGACCGCGACCGGGCGGTGCGTGTCTCGCGCCGGGGGGCCTTTGCCACGCTGCTGCGCGCCGGACGCCAGCAGGTCGCCCAGGCCCTGCCCGAGCGGCCCCTGCCCTTCGTGGACTGGAGCCAGCCGCAGCAGCGTGTGCCCGAGGAGTGGCGCTGGCGGGCGCGCACCCTGACGCCCACCCCGCCCCCCGACGCGGGCATCCACTGGCCCGCTCCTCTGGTGGACGACACCTGCATCGACTGCCCGGTCTGCTCCAACGT
The window above is part of the Deinococcus budaensis genome. Proteins encoded here:
- a CDS encoding 4Fe-4S dicluster domain-containing protein gives rise to the protein MLGGVLERLGDYGDQVPRFTPPRCLLERQAVGGCDACHATCPHAAIEVGPLGQSIQIDPAACTGCGLCVQVCPSGALEYDLTAPLQSVRDAGQATAEGASLTCSQSGAGGPALTCLGRVTPAVVAAAGAWGVPLTLLHGDCAACPVGAPDVPERVTRVAQEAQRLREATGQPARVNVRAAAPEDRDRAVRVSRRGAFATLLRAGRQQVAQALPERPLPFVDWSQPQQRVPEEWRWRARTLTPTPPPDAGIHWPAPLVDDTCIDCPVCSNVCPTEAITRDLKPEGGARLLLDLSACTGCMACLRSCPPQAIHAQDEWLEAAFHLPILLRDSDSVM